AATGCTATGCTGCATTGATCCGTGTCGATGACGAATGCGGACGATGATGCCACCGCTGCATTTTCCGTACGGCGAAGAACGGCCTTTACGCGCGCAGCAAGCTCACGCGGGCTGAACGGCTTAGTCACGTAATCGTCCGCACCGATCTCAAGACCCACAATGCGGTCGACCTCCGCGGTGCGTGCGGTAAGAACGATGATCGGAACGTGCGATGTCCTTCGAACCTCACGGATCACATCGAATCCGCTCATATCGGGAAGCCCCACATCAATAATGAGCAGGGCGGGACATCCTTCTCTGAACGCCGCTATGCCCGCAGCCCCCGTACCGTGAACAACGGCGGTGAACCCTTCCTGCGAAAGCGCGAACACGATGGTATCCGCGATCGCCGGTTCATCGTCGATGACAAGGACGCTGCTCATGCAGAACACTATACCGTCTGCCGGATAATTTTCAACACCGCGCTCTTACCGTTCATCGAAGCACACGTCCGGCACCAGCCTCCATCAGCTTCTCTCCGATGGTCCTCACCGGACGAAAATTGCCTGCATTCGCAAGAACAATGACACCGAGGGGCATATCACGACGGAACATGAGATATGCGGAATAACTTGGTGTAACGCCGTTCTTCTTATAGAACGTAACGCCGTCCTTTATCTCCCTGTCGACAGCGAAACATATCTGCTCTCCATTCGCTCCATCACCCATCGGCGAAACCGCCAATGAAGCTGCCGCATCAAGCGCGGTTGGCGCACCGGTCAGCGCGCGTATGAACGTGCACATATCGTTCGCGGTTGTAACAACAGCGCCGGCACCCGCAAGCACGCCCATTTCCGCAACACGCCCGGGTATACGCGCTCTCTGCTTTGCTGTTGCATAGGTATAGCCCTGCACTATCCGCCCCCGGGCATGCATGTCCATTCTTCCGAACTCGCCCCATGTCGAACCCATCCCCAAGTCACGAAGCACGTACGTGGACAGCATGTCATGAAAGTCCTTTGCCCCGCATTTATCCTCCAGCGCTATCGCTAAAAGACCGATGCCGATGTTCGAATACCGGTATTTTTTCTCAGGGCGCACGAATGTCGCAAGATATGCCGAAAGTTCCCCGC
This is a stretch of genomic DNA from Spirochaetota bacterium. It encodes these proteins:
- the creB gene encoding two-component system response regulator CreB, which translates into the protein MSSVLVIDDEPAIADTIVFALSQEGFTAVVHGTGAAGIAAFREGCPALLIIDVGLPDMSGFDVIREVRRTSHVPIIVLTARTAEVDRIVGLEIGADDYVTKPFSPRELAARVKAVLRRTENAAVASSSAFVIDTDQCSIAFYGTPVMLSRYEYLILKLLVERPGKVFSRDEIMEAVWDDPGGSFDRTIDTHVKTIRQKLHEIRKTDDPIVTHRGIGYSLRTAR
- a CDS encoding serine hydrolase, whose protein sequence is MKKIMMFLAFYPSFAIDMAHLRTIADAAVMPHIKTAQNDLEACSAIAVGIVAGGTNIICGYGVSTDGIHAPDGESIFQIGSVSKVFTGLILARMMVESGGAMHADDAVTAYLHEDLAVPPIRAVTLGELVSHHAGFPAMPPFGDRNGDGRPDTAIDPMSPASGYSRGELSAYLATFVRPEKKYRYSNIGIGLLAIALEDKCGAKDFHDMLSTYVLRDLGMGSTWGEFGRMDMHARGRIVQGYTYATAKQRARIPGRVAEMGVLAGAGAVVTTANDMCTFIRALTGAPTALDAAASLAVSPMGDGANGEQICFAVDREIKDGVTFYKKNGVTPSYSAYLMFRRDMPLGVIVLANAGNFRPVRTIGEKLMEAGAGRVLR